In Vicinamibacterales bacterium, the genomic window ACCGCGGCGACCACGGATTTCGTGGCGGGCGTGGTGGGCTGGGTCGACCTCGTTGACCCGGCCGCCGGCGACATGATCAGCGCCCTGCAGGCGCGGATCCACGGAGACAAGTTGGTGTCGATCCGGCACCAGGCGCACGATGAACCGGACCCGGACTGGCTTGGCCGCCGCGATGTCCGACTTGGCGTGCAGGCCGTGCTGGACGCCGGCCTCGCGTACGACATCCTGGTGCGGTCGCGTGAACTGCCGTCGGCCCTGAGGCTCGTCGCATCGATCCCCGACGGCCGGTTCGTGGTGGACCACATCGCCAAGCCGAACATCGCGAAGCGCGAGATCGAGCCGTGGGCGACGCGCATGCGCCCGCTCGCCGACTTCCCCAACGTCTTCGTCAAGGTGTCGGGGATGATCACCGAGGCGGACTGGCAGGATTGGAGGCCGGATGACCTCCGCCCCTACGTGCAGAGGCTCCTCGAGTGGTTTGGGCCCGAACGGCTGATGTTCGGCTCGGACTGGCCCGTGTGCCAGCTCGCCGGGACGTACTCCATGGTGCATGCCGCCGCCCTGCATGCCCTCGGCGAACTGTCGGACTCCGAGCGGGAGCTCGTCATGGGCGGAACCGCCGCGGCCGCGTACCGGCTGCAGCTCCAGGGGTAGCCAACTCCGCGCATGGGTGCCCTCCGGCATGGGCGGGCACCACGGGAGATCGATCCGTGAGCCGGCACCATTACGGCGCCCGTCTCCACGACTATGTCTCGCTCGGCTACCGGACGATCGCGCTCGAGAACGAGATCGTCCGCGTCGAGATCGTCGTGGACAAGGGAAGTGACATCACGAGCTTCCTGCACAAGCCGTCCGACACTGACTTCATGTGGCACCGGGAGACCGGACTCCGGCGCGCCCCAATCGACAGCGTCCCGCGCGGCACGGACGAGTCCGTCTTCGTGGACCTCTACGAGGGCGGTTGGCAGGAGTGCTTTCCCAACGGCGGCGAGAGCGTGCTCTACAAGGGCGCGAGGCTGCCGTTCCACGGGGAGCTGCTAGCGGCGACCTGGGACGTGGACGTCCGCGAGGATCGGCCGGACGTGGTGTCCGTCCGCCTCTCGTTGCGAACGATGCGGACGCCGTTCGTCCTTGAGAAGGTGGTCACCCTCAGGGCCGGCGCCGGAGTCCTCCAGATCGACGAGCGGGTGACTAACCTGGCTGACGAGGAAATGGAGGTCATGTGGGGACACCATCCTGCATTCGGGCCTCCATTTCTGGACGCTTCGTGCCGGATCGACCTGCCGCCATGCACCGGCACGACTGACCGCGCCGAACCGTGGCCGGACAGCGAGCTGG contains:
- a CDS encoding amidohydrolase family protein; the encoded protein is MAITVDAHHHFWDTSDARFDYYWMTDDLAPIRGRYGPAELRPWLAENGVDRTVVVQTIPSLLETEEFLATAATTDFVAGVVGWVDLVDPAAGDMISALQARIHGDKLVSIRHQAHDEPDPDWLGRRDVRLGVQAVLDAGLAYDILVRSRELPSALRLVASIPDGRFVVDHIAKPNIAKREIEPWATRMRPLADFPNVFVKVSGMITEADWQDWRPDDLRPYVQRLLEWFGPERLMFGSDWPVCQLAGTYSMVHAAALHALGELSDSERELVMGGTAAAAYRLQLQG
- a CDS encoding aldose 1-epimerase — its product is MSRHHYGARLHDYVSLGYRTIALENEIVRVEIVVDKGSDITSFLHKPSDTDFMWHRETGLRRAPIDSVPRGTDESVFVDLYEGGWQECFPNGGESVLYKGARLPFHGELLAATWDVDVREDRPDVVSVRLSLRTMRTPFVLEKVVTLRAGAGVLQIDERVTNLADEEMEVMWGHHPAFGPPFLDASCRIDLPPCTGTTDRAEPWPDSELAYGIPFVWPLAPRRDGGDRDLSAVPGPEARISDWVRLTGFAEGWYGVTNTDRRVGFGLRWDAAVFPHLWFWHVFGGMRGYPWYGLNYNFALEPWSSYPDGGLLRAIANGSALRIGPRSVVETRLFAVAYAGVAGISAIDAEGNVTGRD